In the Fundulus heteroclitus isolate FHET01 unplaced genomic scaffold, MU-UCD_Fhet_4.1 scaffold_51, whole genome shotgun sequence genome, one interval contains:
- the trpt1 gene encoding tRNA 2'-phosphotransferase 1 isoform X1, translating into MDRGGRRGRGRGGKRGARGHHREEDRDTHLSKSMSYVLRHGATQLGLQMGTDGFLFVEDLLAHPQFHVYTCEDIERVVATNDKQRFKLRSHPEDGRLQIRANQGHSVQVMDLELKPVLAGSPDCPAEAVHGSYLRNWPSIQQQGLSRMNRTHIHLACGLPGEDGVISGMRKNCDLAVFIDVPGALADGIEFFWSENGVLLTAGDADGKLLPKYFTRALRLKPTRSILPLQ; encoded by the exons ATGGACAGAGGAGGacgaagaggaagaggaagaggaggaaaaagaggAGCCAGAGGGCATCACAGAGAAGAG GACAGAGACACTCATCTGTCTAAATCCATGTCTTATGTGCTTCGTCATGGAGCTACACAGTTGGGGCTTCAAATGGGCACAG ATGGCTTCCTGTTTGTGGAGGACCTCCTGGCTCACCCGCAGTTCCACGTGTACACATGTGAAGATATCGAGAGAGTCGTAGCCACAAACGACAAGCAACGCTTCAAGCTCCGCTCCCACCCGGAGGACGGCCGCCTGCAGATTCGTGCCAATCAGGGACATTCAGTACAG GTTATGGATCTGGAGCTGAAACCGGTCCTGGCTGGTTCTCCTGACTGCCCAGCCGAGGCCGTCCATGGCTCCTACCTCCGCAACTGGCCGTCCATCCAACAGCAGGGCCTGAGCCGCATGAACAGGACCCATATTCACCTGGCGTGCGGCCTTCCAGGGGAAGATGGCGTCATAAGCG GCATGAGGAAAAACTGCGACCTAGCCGTGTTTATTGATGTTCCCGGAGCTCTGGCTG ATGGTATTGAGTTCTTCTGGTCAGAGAATGGTGTGTTGCTGACTGCAGGCGATGCCGACGGTAAACTCCTTCCTAAATACTTCACCCGAGCCCTAAGACTCAAGCCTACAA GAAGCATCCTTCCACTACAGTAA
- the trpt1 gene encoding tRNA 2'-phosphotransferase 1 isoform X2, with translation MSYVLRHGATQLGLQMGTDGFLFVEDLLAHPQFHVYTCEDIERVVATNDKQRFKLRSHPEDGRLQIRANQGHSVQVMDLELKPVLAGSPDCPAEAVHGSYLRNWPSIQQQGLSRMNRTHIHLACGLPGEDGVISGMRKNCDLAVFIDVPGALADGIEFFWSENGVLLTAGDADGKLLPKYFTRALRLKPTRSILPLQ, from the exons ATGTCTTATGTGCTTCGTCATGGAGCTACACAGTTGGGGCTTCAAATGGGCACAG ATGGCTTCCTGTTTGTGGAGGACCTCCTGGCTCACCCGCAGTTCCACGTGTACACATGTGAAGATATCGAGAGAGTCGTAGCCACAAACGACAAGCAACGCTTCAAGCTCCGCTCCCACCCGGAGGACGGCCGCCTGCAGATTCGTGCCAATCAGGGACATTCAGTACAG GTTATGGATCTGGAGCTGAAACCGGTCCTGGCTGGTTCTCCTGACTGCCCAGCCGAGGCCGTCCATGGCTCCTACCTCCGCAACTGGCCGTCCATCCAACAGCAGGGCCTGAGCCGCATGAACAGGACCCATATTCACCTGGCGTGCGGCCTTCCAGGGGAAGATGGCGTCATAAGCG GCATGAGGAAAAACTGCGACCTAGCCGTGTTTATTGATGTTCCCGGAGCTCTGGCTG ATGGTATTGAGTTCTTCTGGTCAGAGAATGGTGTGTTGCTGACTGCAGGCGATGCCGACGGTAAACTCCTTCCTAAATACTTCACCCGAGCCCTAAGACTCAAGCCTACAA GAAGCATCCTTCCACTACAGTAA
- the zbtb3 gene encoding zinc finger and BTB domain-containing protein 3 isoform X1: MQVMEFPQHPQQLLSALRSQRQRGFLCDCTVQVGSSRFLAHRAVLASCSPFFHMFYSDSPAGNSANSCVTLDNDIVTSAAFGLLLDFVYEGVLQLDESPPVEDVLAAASFLHMNEVVRVCKRRLQRRGPLAEADSTRSEESGGPRKAPEAGAEGDHAPEPTVAMIADHSHPVTIATPLSSLSGGADRCQVECVKSEQRASGGSSKTQTPLSPDLADTTQPGMDIPALPPPGELLQSQANASATVRVGVTKMSPGGQGEGSALCSPCSTTETYSAIQQPSSSSSTLVPLNQSGGRSLASLNLSESRLSVGAHQEQLRPSGDGHAENLPEPDHRNALSREPRVVRSTQAPAVTKSFQTDSRHPAVQRAPMQIRIQSAVTLQGQSSDRQRAPQTQTLPRAEDEAEASPVARRRRRAGAAEEEEVLTIKEEAIVISDEELEEEKEDVREKEDVMDVEEEYEEDIQDEELNSPQFVSAHSQGLLHINSNDYSFPLSPSSSSSGAGPSSQDTSSFAPSLAPPSSSQPHPDPPAYFQELQDSMGNFVEDVPTCGVCGKTFSCTYTLRRHAIVHTRERPYECRYCYRSYTQSGDLYRHIRKAHDQTLPAKRSKADAEGPPLPQPPPHS; the protein is encoded by the exons ATGCAG GTCATGGAATTTCCCCAGCATCCCCAGCAGCTGCTGTCAGCTCTGCGTTCCCAGCGCCAGCGGGGCTTCCTCTGCGACTGCACCGTACAAGTGGGCTCCTCCCGTTTCCTGGCTCACCGGGCGGTGTTGGCCTCGTGCTCGCCGTTCTTTCACATGTTCTACTCGGACTCTCCCGCGGGGAACAGCGCCAACAGCTGCGTCACGCTCGACAATGACATCGTCACGTCTGCCGCCTTTGGCCTGCTCCTGGACTTCGTGTACGAAGGTGTGCTGCAGCTGGACGAGTCTCCCCCTGTCGAGGACGTCCTGGCGGCGGCGAGCTTTCTGCACATGAACGAGGTCGTGAGGGTGTGCAAGAGGCGGCTGCAGAGACGAGGGCCTCTGGCCGAGGCGGACAGCACGCGCTCCGAAGAGAGCGGCGGACCGAGGAAGGCCCCAGAGGCCGGGGCCGAGGGGGACCACGCACCCGAGCCCACGGTGGCCATGATTGCAGACCACTCGCATCCAGTGACCATAGCGACGCCACTGTCCTCGCTATCTGGAGGGGCAGACAGGTGTCAGGTGGAGTGCGTGAAGTCTGAGCAGCGGGCAAGCGGGGGTTCGTCAAAGACGCAAACTCCTCTCAGCCCCGACCTCGCTGATACCACCCAGCCGGGCATGGACATCCCTGCTTTGCCCCCGCCGGGAGAGCTGCTACAGAGCCAGGCGAACGCCTCCGCCACCGTCCGCGTAGGCGTCACCAAGATGAGCCCTGGGGGTCAAGGCGAAGGATCGGCTCTCTGCAGTCCCTGCAGCACCACAGAGACATACAG CGCTATCCAGCAGccttcctcctcatcctccaccctGGTTCCACTGAACCAGTCCGGTGGACGCTCCTTGGCCTCTCTCAACCTTTCAGAATCCCGTCTTTCCGTCGGCGCGCACCAGGAGCAACTGAGACCGTCCGGTGACGGCCATGCTGAGAACCTCCCAGAGCCCGATCACAGGAACGCCCTCAGCAGAGAACCGCGGGTGGTCAGGTCGACCCAAGCGCCGGCCGTGACCAAATCCTTTCAGACAGACTCGAGACATCCGGCGGTGCAACGAGCGCCGATGCAGATCAGGATTCAGAGCGCGGTAACGCTCCAGGGCCAGAGCTCGGACCGGCAGCGCGCTCCTCAGACGCAAACTCTGCCACGCGCCGAGGACGAAGCCGAAGCCTCGCCCGTCgctagaagaagaagaagagcgggagcagcagaggaggaggaggttttGACAATCAAAGAGGAGGCCATTGTTATCTCTGACgaagagctggaggaggagaaagaggacgTGAGGGAGAAAGAGGACGTGATGGACGTGGAAGAGGAGTACGAGGAGGACATCCAGGACGAAGAGCTAAACAGTCCTCAGTTTGTTTCCGCACACTCACAGGGACTCTTACACATAAACTCAAACGACTACTCCTTCCCCCTGTCCCCCTCGTCCTCGTCCTCCGGTGCCGGGCCCTCCTCCCAGGACACCTCGTCCTTCGCCCCCTCCCTCGCTCCTCCATCCTCGTCCCAGCCCCACCCGGACCCTCCCGCCTACTTCCAGGAGCTGCAGGACTCCATGGGCAACTTCGTGGAGGACGTGCCGACCTGCGGCGTCTGCGGGAAGACGTTCTCCTGCACGTACACGCTGCGGCGCCACGCCATCGTGCACACGCGCGAACGGCCCTACGAGTGCCGCTACTGCTACCGGAGCTACACGCAGTCCGGGGACTTGTACCGCCACATCCGCAAGGCTCACGACCAGACGCTGCCGGCCAAACGCAGCAAGGCGGACGCAGAGGGACCCCCGCTGCCGCAGCCCCCTCCTCACAGCTAG
- the zbtb3 gene encoding zinc finger and BTB domain-containing protein 3 isoform X2: MEFPQHPQQLLSALRSQRQRGFLCDCTVQVGSSRFLAHRAVLASCSPFFHMFYSDSPAGNSANSCVTLDNDIVTSAAFGLLLDFVYEGVLQLDESPPVEDVLAAASFLHMNEVVRVCKRRLQRRGPLAEADSTRSEESGGPRKAPEAGAEGDHAPEPTVAMIADHSHPVTIATPLSSLSGGADRCQVECVKSEQRASGGSSKTQTPLSPDLADTTQPGMDIPALPPPGELLQSQANASATVRVGVTKMSPGGQGEGSALCSPCSTTETYSAIQQPSSSSSTLVPLNQSGGRSLASLNLSESRLSVGAHQEQLRPSGDGHAENLPEPDHRNALSREPRVVRSTQAPAVTKSFQTDSRHPAVQRAPMQIRIQSAVTLQGQSSDRQRAPQTQTLPRAEDEAEASPVARRRRRAGAAEEEEVLTIKEEAIVISDEELEEEKEDVREKEDVMDVEEEYEEDIQDEELNSPQFVSAHSQGLLHINSNDYSFPLSPSSSSSGAGPSSQDTSSFAPSLAPPSSSQPHPDPPAYFQELQDSMGNFVEDVPTCGVCGKTFSCTYTLRRHAIVHTRERPYECRYCYRSYTQSGDLYRHIRKAHDQTLPAKRSKADAEGPPLPQPPPHS, from the exons ATGGAATTTCCCCAGCATCCCCAGCAGCTGCTGTCAGCTCTGCGTTCCCAGCGCCAGCGGGGCTTCCTCTGCGACTGCACCGTACAAGTGGGCTCCTCCCGTTTCCTGGCTCACCGGGCGGTGTTGGCCTCGTGCTCGCCGTTCTTTCACATGTTCTACTCGGACTCTCCCGCGGGGAACAGCGCCAACAGCTGCGTCACGCTCGACAATGACATCGTCACGTCTGCCGCCTTTGGCCTGCTCCTGGACTTCGTGTACGAAGGTGTGCTGCAGCTGGACGAGTCTCCCCCTGTCGAGGACGTCCTGGCGGCGGCGAGCTTTCTGCACATGAACGAGGTCGTGAGGGTGTGCAAGAGGCGGCTGCAGAGACGAGGGCCTCTGGCCGAGGCGGACAGCACGCGCTCCGAAGAGAGCGGCGGACCGAGGAAGGCCCCAGAGGCCGGGGCCGAGGGGGACCACGCACCCGAGCCCACGGTGGCCATGATTGCAGACCACTCGCATCCAGTGACCATAGCGACGCCACTGTCCTCGCTATCTGGAGGGGCAGACAGGTGTCAGGTGGAGTGCGTGAAGTCTGAGCAGCGGGCAAGCGGGGGTTCGTCAAAGACGCAAACTCCTCTCAGCCCCGACCTCGCTGATACCACCCAGCCGGGCATGGACATCCCTGCTTTGCCCCCGCCGGGAGAGCTGCTACAGAGCCAGGCGAACGCCTCCGCCACCGTCCGCGTAGGCGTCACCAAGATGAGCCCTGGGGGTCAAGGCGAAGGATCGGCTCTCTGCAGTCCCTGCAGCACCACAGAGACATACAG CGCTATCCAGCAGccttcctcctcatcctccaccctGGTTCCACTGAACCAGTCCGGTGGACGCTCCTTGGCCTCTCTCAACCTTTCAGAATCCCGTCTTTCCGTCGGCGCGCACCAGGAGCAACTGAGACCGTCCGGTGACGGCCATGCTGAGAACCTCCCAGAGCCCGATCACAGGAACGCCCTCAGCAGAGAACCGCGGGTGGTCAGGTCGACCCAAGCGCCGGCCGTGACCAAATCCTTTCAGACAGACTCGAGACATCCGGCGGTGCAACGAGCGCCGATGCAGATCAGGATTCAGAGCGCGGTAACGCTCCAGGGCCAGAGCTCGGACCGGCAGCGCGCTCCTCAGACGCAAACTCTGCCACGCGCCGAGGACGAAGCCGAAGCCTCGCCCGTCgctagaagaagaagaagagcgggagcagcagaggaggaggaggttttGACAATCAAAGAGGAGGCCATTGTTATCTCTGACgaagagctggaggaggagaaagaggacgTGAGGGAGAAAGAGGACGTGATGGACGTGGAAGAGGAGTACGAGGAGGACATCCAGGACGAAGAGCTAAACAGTCCTCAGTTTGTTTCCGCACACTCACAGGGACTCTTACACATAAACTCAAACGACTACTCCTTCCCCCTGTCCCCCTCGTCCTCGTCCTCCGGTGCCGGGCCCTCCTCCCAGGACACCTCGTCCTTCGCCCCCTCCCTCGCTCCTCCATCCTCGTCCCAGCCCCACCCGGACCCTCCCGCCTACTTCCAGGAGCTGCAGGACTCCATGGGCAACTTCGTGGAGGACGTGCCGACCTGCGGCGTCTGCGGGAAGACGTTCTCCTGCACGTACACGCTGCGGCGCCACGCCATCGTGCACACGCGCGAACGGCCCTACGAGTGCCGCTACTGCTACCGGAGCTACACGCAGTCCGGGGACTTGTACCGCCACATCCGCAAGGCTCACGACCAGACGCTGCCGGCCAAACGCAGCAAGGCGGACGCAGAGGGACCCCCGCTGCCGCAGCCCCCTCCTCACAGCTAG
- the rnaseh2c gene encoding ribonuclease H2 subunit C — protein MSCNASVTRLHLSSLRRADKAPVHLMPCEIEHDGLAQVSQYFTATTKQDKKEKTVSFRGRGLKGQEISCPQGYTGLVLKEVDRHGSDQEDRTVKVTSVFDKLTYWNLETPPTSDDTVVMAMDWPELAEAIHGTVD, from the exons ATGTCCTGTAACGCCAGCGTTACGCGTCTCCATCTGTCCTCGTTGAGACGGGCGGACAAAGCCCCGGTCCACCTCATGCCCTGCGAGATTGAGCACGACGGACTCGCCCAGGTCTCGCAGTATTTCACCGCTAcgacaaaacaagacaaaaaag AGAAGACGGTGTCGTTCAGAGGACGTGGGTTAAAGGGACAGGAGATCAGCTGTCCTCAGGGCTACACGGGCCTGGTCCTGAAGGAGGTCGACAGACACGGCTCTGACCAGGAG GACCGGACGGTGAAGGTGACCTCAGTGTTTGACAAGCTGACCTACTGGAACCTGGAAACTCCTCCCACTTCGGACGACACCGTGGTGATGGCGATGGACTGGCCTGAGCTGGCTGAGGCG ATCCATGGGACAGTTGACTGA